The stretch of DNA CTTTATGAACTTCAAGGGTGTTGAGGCACTTACTGAGGCTGTGAAAGAGGCTCAGGGCGGACATCTTGCAGATTTCGCTTTCCAGTGTACTGGAAATCCTCATGCTCATTCCAATATCTACAAATTCATCCGCAACGGCGGCGGCCTCTGCGAGCTTGGATTCTTCATCAACGGTGGAGATGCAACCATCAACCCGCATTTCGACCTCTGCTCCAAAGAGATCAACCTTGTTGGTTCTTGGGTATACAACCTCAGAGATTATGCAACAACATTTGATTTCCTTAAGAGAGCAAAAGCAATCGGACTTCCAATGTCTGAGCTGATCACTGACAAGTATCCGCTGGAAGAGATCAACGAGGCACTTGAGAAGAACCTGTCAATGACAGGTCTTAAGATCGCGGTTGTTAACAAATAACCTTAACGGGAAAGGAGAAGCAACATGGCAGAAGCTGTAGGAATTCTGGAGGTCTTCGGACTTGCGACAGCCTTTGTGGCAGCTGACGCCGGGTGCAAGGCTGCAAATGTCCACCTGGAGGTATTCGATAAGAATAAACCGGCGAATGCGGACAGCCTGCCAGTACCGCTTCTTGTCTGCATCAAGTACCGCGGAAGCGTGTCAGATGTCACAGCAGCGGTAGAAGCCGGCATGAAGGTCGCAGAGAGCATGACAGGTGTGGTACAGCATTACATAATCCCCAACCCGGAACCAGGTACACAGAAAATGCTGAAGATCAGCGCCCTGGATAAAGATTGAGAGGATTCCGCAACTTAACTTTACAAAAGTGTCGGAATCATATATGATAAAAAAGTAACGAATAGGATTCAGGAGGATAGAATCATGGCACAGGAAGCATTAGGAATGGTTGAGACAAGAGGCCTCACAGCTGCGATCGAGGCAGCAGATGCAATGACAAAAGCAGCAGAGGTTGCTCTGGTAGGAACAGAGAAGATCGGTTCCGGTCTTGTAACTGTTATGGTTCGTGGAGACGTAGGCGCTGTAAAAGCAGCAGTAGAGAGCGGAAGCGCAGCAGCATCCAGACTTGGAGAGCTTGTAGCTACACACGTGATCCCGAGACCTCATACAGACGTAGAGAAAATCCTTCCAAAGCTCTGATTCAGGCTTTGAGAGGAATAGAAATTAGTTAAGGAGTTCGCTCATGGGAAAATCATATGGATTTATAGAAATCACTGGTGTAGTTGCGGCAATCAATGCCCTGGACATCATGTGCAAAACGGCAGACGTTGAGCTGGCGTCATGGGAGCGTAAGCTGGGCGGACGACTGGTGACCCTGATCGTACAAGGCGATGTATCAGCAGTTACAGCAGCTGTCAATGCAGCAGTAGAACAGGCTATCAAGAAGCCTGCCAGCTATGCGGTAATTGCCAATCCCCACGAGGAAATCGTCAAACTGGTTGAGCTGAGTGCAAGCCGATGGAAAAAGAAACAGCAGGAAAATCCGGAAGAAGCACTGGAAAGCAAAAACAGCAGCAAAAAATAAGCTGCTGCACCAAAATAGTCAGAAGTAAACAGAACAAATAAAGCATTTATAATCCACAAGGAGGATATGATCATGACACAGGAAGCATTAGGAATGGTTGAGACAAGAGGACTTACAGCAGCTATCGAGGCAGCTGACCAGATGTGTAAAGCAGCTAACGTTGCTCTGGTAGGAACAGAGAAGATCGGTTCCGGTCTTGTAACAGTTATGGTTCGTGGAGATGTAGGAGCAGTTAAATCTGCAGTAGAGAGCGGAAGTGCAGCAGCATCCAGACTTGGAGAGCTTGTAGCTACACACGTAATTCCGAGACCTCATACAGACGTAGAGAAAATCCTTCCGGTTCTTAAATAATCTAACTGATCAGTTCCAAAACGCACCGGCCTGAGGGCCATTAAGGCTTCCGGCCGGTGTGTTTTGAGTTAAGTTCAGTCATGAAACCGAAAGAAAGCAGGTGTACTCTTGGAAACGAATAATATTGAAATGATCACAAAAATGGTGATCGATGCGATCAACAAAAACGAAGACAAGGGCAATGGTTTCGTTGTTCCTATCGGAGTTTCCGCAAGACATATTCACCTGACACAGGAGCATGTGGAGGCACTGTTCGGAGAAGGCTATCAGCTTACCAAGAAAAAAGATCTGATGGGCGGACAGTTTGCATCCAATGAAACAGTTACCATCGTAGGACTGAAGCTCCGTGCGATCGAGAATGTAAGAATCCTCGGACCTGTCCGCAGCAAATCTCAGGTTGAGGTTTCCGCAACAGATGCGATCAAGCTGGGAATGAAGGTTCCGGTACGTATGTCCGGTGACCTTGCCGGAAGCGCGCCGATCGCCATTGTCGGACCGAAAGGTGCTATTTATCTGAAAGAGGGATGTATTGTGGCCATGCGTCACATTCATATGGCTCCGAAGGATGCCCAGGCTGCGGGTGTACATGATGGTGATATTGTTTCTGTTAAAGCGGACAATGAGCGCGGAACAATCTTTAATCAGGTTAAGATCCGTGTAGATGACAGCTTTACACTGGAAATGCATATTGATACAGATGAAGCAAATGCAGCAAGAATTGCCACAGGCAATACAGTTACCATAATCAAATAATATTCCTCCTTTGGGGATGCCACTTTCTGGCATCCCTAACAGAGGATATGGAGAAAAACGGAGGCTCATATGATCGTAGGCAAAGTAGTTGGAAGCATTGTTTCCACACGAAAAAGTGAAAAACTGATAGGAAATAAATTCATGATTGTAGAGCCGGTGCATCATATGAAAGCCGAGCACAGCCAGATTGTTGCCATCGATATCATCGGTGCGGGAATCGGCGAGTATGTATTGGTGGCACAAGGAAGCGCAGCAAGAATAGGCTGCGGCGTAGAAACAGCACCGGTAGATGCCGCAATCGTCGGAATCGTAGATGACGGTGCAGGATTGGAGTAACGCCATGGATATCAAAGAATTACAGAAAATTATGCAGGAGAATGGTGTTGTCGGAGCAGGTGGTGCAGGTTTCCCTACATACATGAAACTGACAGACAAAGCGGATACCATTCTTATGAACTGTGCAGAGTGCGAACCATTACTGAAACTTCACAGACAGTTGTTGGAAAAGCACGCATATGAGATCATGAAAACATTCGATATGGTTGCGGAGACGGTAGGAGCTTCCCGGGCCATCATCGGAATCAAAAAATCTTATGTACAGACAATCAATGCCTTAAATCAGCATATCGAAGAATTCCCAAGGGTTAAGATCCATCTTCTGGATGAGGTTTATCCGATGGGTGATGAGGTTGTTCTTATTTATGAGGCAACCGGACGCGTGGTACGGCCAGGAGGACTGCCTATTGAGCAGGGAGTAGCCGTATTCAATGTAGAGACACTTTACAATGTATATCGCGCGGTAGAAGAACACAAACCGGTCACAAGCAAATATGTTTCCGTTGTTGCAGAGGTTGAGAACCCTGTTACAGTGAAAGTTCCGTTAGGATGTACACTGGAAGAGGTTGTTGCCCAGGCAGGCGGAACAACTGTGAAAGATCCAGTATATTTCGTAGGCGGCCCGATGATGGGACGTATCGGAAATGGTTCTGATCCGGTTACCAAAACAACGAACGCAATCCTGGTTCTTCCAAAGGACCATGTTATTGTCATGAAGAAGCAGCGGACTTCTTCCATAGATTTAAAGAGAGCAGCATCCATCTGCTGCCACTGCCACACATGTACAGATCTTTGCCCGAGACATAATCTGGGACATCCGATCGATCCGGCAATGTTCATGATGGCAGCATCAAACCAGGATTTCAGAAATGTAAATCCTTATATCAATTCTGCATTCTGCAGCTCCTGTGGTGTCTGCGAGATGTATGCGTGTCCGCAGAGCCTGGCTCCGAGAACACTGCTTGCAGATATGAAAGGCGGACTTCGTAAGGCCGGGATCAGACCACCTCAGGGTGTTCAGCCGAAACCGGTACAGGAGTCAAGAGAATACCGCAAGGTTCCTGAGGAGCGCCTGATGGCACGTCTGGGACTTACCAGATATGACAAGGATGCACCGCTTCAGGAAGAGCTTGTAAATGTATCCAAGGTAAAAGTTCTCTTAAGCCAGCATATTGGTGCACCGGCACAGGCAATCGTAAATGTAGGCGATATGGTAACAGAAGGTCAGATGATCGCACAGCCTGCACAGGGATTAAGTGTCGGAATCCATGCAACGATCAGCGGAAAAGTTACAGAAGTAACAGACCGCCATGTTGTAATTGCAAGAAATTAGAAAGGACGTGCACAAAATGAGTAGAGCAATCGGAATGATTGAGTTTAAAACCACACCAGCTGGTATCACTGCAGCAGATGCCATGGTTAAGACATCTGAAGTAGAGATCGTGGAGGCGCAGACAGTATGTCCGGGAAAATATATTGCAATTATCACCGGAGATTTAAGCGCAGTGAAAGCTGCTGTAGACACAGCAGTAACAACATACGAGGATAAATGCATTGACAGTTTTGTACTGGGCAATCCGCATGAGTCCATTTTCCCGGCAATCTACGGAACCACACAGGTTGAGGAGATCAGTGCCCTGGGAATCCTGGAGACCTATGATGCGGCATCCATCATCGAAGCAGCAGATCAGGCTGCAAAGACAGCAATCGTTGATCTGATCGAGCTTCGTATCGCGAAGGGTATGTGCGGTAAATCCTACATGCTTCTTACAGGTGAGGTTTCTGCAGTAGAGGCTTCCATTGAAAGAGCAAAAGAGCTGGTAGCTGAAAAAGGAATGTATATGGATTCCTCAGTGATCGCTCATCCGGACAAGAGAATGATCGATACGATCCTTTAATATTGTCTTTATATCTGAGGGATATCCTTTTGAAGGATATCCCTGCAATGACATCTGAAAAGGAGGCATCTTATGCTAGCGTTAGAGAGAAGAAATCTGATTCTCGAGAAATTACAGGAAGAGAAAAGGGTTGTTGTAAGTGAACTAAGCCAGCTTTACAATGTCTCAGAAGAAACTATCCGTCGTGATCTGGACAAGCTGGAAAAAGAGGGACTTGCCACAAAGAGTTATGGCGGTGCGGTGATCAATGAAGATGTCGGTATTGATTTACCATTTAATATTCGTAAAAACCAGAATGTACAGGGAAAGCAGAAAATGGCGGAGATTGCTGCTTCCATGGTGAATGATGGAGATCACATTTTTCTGGATGCCAGCACAACGGCAGTTTTTGTGGCCAAGGCGCTGAAAGAAAAGGAACGTCTTACCGTTGTTACCAATTCTATGGAGATCCTTCTGGAGCTCTCGGATGTATCCGGCTGGAATATTATTTCCACCGGCGGAGTGATGAAGGAGGGATATCTTGCATTTCTTGGTGCCAGAACCGAGGAAGTGATCCGCTCTTATTATGTGGACAAGGTTATTTTTTCCTGTAAGGCACTAAACGAGGATATGGGGATCATGGAATCCAAAGAAGCCTTTGGAACAACAAAAAAAGCCATGATCAATTCCGGAAAAATGCGTATTCTGGTGGTAGACAGCACGAAATTTGATCAGACTGCTTTTTCCGTGGCAGGACAGCTGCGGGATATCGAGACGATCATCACAGAAAAAAAAACCGTCTGAAAAGTGGCTGAAGCATTTCAGCGAGCATAAGATCGAATGCATCTACCCGAAATAGACGGAACATATATTGTGAAACGATTATGTTCATGAGCATGCAGTGTATGCGGAATGCGGAGATCCGCTTTACTTTATCCGAACACAGGCAGACAAAAGAGAACTGTGTTTCGGTTTGACGAGAGGGAGCAGTTTCTATGAATACATTTGAAATGAAAACAGCCATCCATTTTGGAGCTGATGCCCTGGGAAGACTGAGAGATATTCCATACAAAAGAGTCCTTGTTATCACAGATCCGTTTGTTGTAAAAAGCGGAATGATCGACATGATCACAAAACCGCTTCAGGCAGGTGGAAAAGAATTTGATATTTTCTGTGATGTTGTTCCGGATGCACCGGTTGGAAAAATTGCCGAAGGAGTCAAAAAATTCCTTCAGTATCAGCCGGAAGCAATCGTTGCAGTAGGTGGTGGTTCTGCCATCGACTCCTCCAAGGCAATCCGTGAGTTTGCCCTGAAGATCAACAATTACGGAAAGGTTGGACTGGTTGCCATTCCTACAACAAGTGGTACTGGTTCCGAGGTTACCTCTTTTGCAGTTGTAAATGATACAGAAGCACATGTGAAATATCCGTTGATCTCAGACAGCCTGACGGCCGATGAGGCGATCCTGGATGCTGAACTTGTACGCAGTGTTCCACCCGCGATCACAGCAGATACAGGTATGGATGTTCTGACTCATGCAATTGAGTCTTATGTCAGCATCAATCACAATGAATTTACTTCTGCACTTGCAGAGAAATCCATTGAGATCTGTGGTGTATATCTTTACCGTGCATATGTTGATGGTAGTGATATGCATGCAAGACAGAAAATGCATGTAGCATCCTGTCTGGCAGGACTTTCCTTTAATGCCGCAGGACTTGGTATCACACACAGTATGGCTCATCAGCTGGGAGCTATTTTCCATATTCCTCACGGAAGAGCTAATGCGATGCTGTTGCCGCATATTGTTGAATATAATGCAAATATCAACAAACGCAGCAGAAGCCAGAAGGAATATCTTCCGGCAGTAAAGAGATATTCCAATATTGCACATCTTCTTGGACTGAGTAATTATAACGAAGTTATGAGCGTAAGATCTCTTGTAAACTGGATCCAGTTTATGCAGAAAGAGATGAATATCCCACTTACCATCGAAGAGATGAAGACAATCACACCGGATGCTTATTTTGCGGCGGTTGATAAGATGGCGGATATGGCACTTGCGGATGCCTGCACAGCGGCAAATCCGCGTGTACCTAAGAAAGAGGATATTATTAAGATTTATACTAAACTTTGGTCTTTTTGATAAAAGATGAAAACCGCAAAGGGGCCGCAAAGCCGCGGCCCCTCTGCACACCCCTCGGGCTTTTTTTAGAGTGCTTGACTATGACGGGCGGAAGGGTATTGACTTGTGCCTGTATGCTGCGGTTGTTCCGGGTTGAACGTTGTGCCGATGGGGCGCCGTGGGCGCCTTGAATGTGTGACGTTTTGACGGAGACTGGCGCGTTTGTGAACGCCGCGCTTGGTTTGCCGGGATGGTTGTGGTGTGTTACGTTTGCGTGGAATACGTGGACGCGTTTGTGGACACTGCGCCTGGTTTGCTGGGATGGTTGTGGTGTGTGTTACGTTTGCGTGGAATACGTGGACGCGTTTGTGGACACTGCGCCTGGTTTGCCGGGATGATTGTGGTGTGTGTTTACGTATGTGTGGTATGCGTAGCATTTTGAGGATTGTAAAATTGGTCTGATATGGGTGGGATTATTTATCAGGAGTTGCTGGGAGGTTGAGCTGGGATGGAGGTTTATACCGGGTATGGTGATAAGGGGATGACGGATCTTTCCCATACGAAGAATGTTTCAAAGTCGGATGATCGGATTTGTCTGATGGGGTCAGTTGAGGAGCTGATGAGTCATATTGGGCTTGTGCGGGTTCTGGTTGATGATGTGGATGTTGTCCGGATGCTGGAGAAGATCTCGGAGACTTTGAAGAAGATTATAGATGGGGTTTCTGATCCTTATAATCGGGAGTTTAAGGTCAGTGAAGACCGGACGGAGCTTCTGGAGGAGGAGATTGGCCGGATGAAAGAGATTTTTTCCGGAGAGAGGCTTCCGATTCTTCCGGGGGATTCCCGGGTTGCGGCTGAGGTTGATGTGACAAGAGCTGTGGCCAGAAGAGCTGAGAGAGAGCTTGCGCTGGTCAGTGTGAAGTTTGGATCGGATACCGGAGCCAAGAAATATATGAACCGACTGTCAGATTATTTTTATGTACTGGCAAGGTATGTGGATGCAGCGAAGATCAAAGAGAAGAATGAAGCTTCTGAAGGTGTTCAGGGAGCTGCGAAATCAGAAACTACCGGGACTGAAGCGAATGTTGTGACAGAAGCTGCAGGAACTGTTGGGAATAGTGCAGATGTTGTAGCGGGTACATCGGCGGTGGATGTAGGAGCACAGGAGCCACAGATGGTGCAGAAAAGTGCTGTACAGGCTTTTAATGCGCAGAATGGGACTGTGACAACAACAGCGGGAGGAAATACGGCAATGGCACAGAATGACAGTATGGCAGCAAACACGGCGATGATCCAGGAAGTGCTGAAGCGTATGGGTATCCAGGGGCGTATCACACTGGATTCTGCCAAGCGACTCATTGAGAGGATCGAGCAGGAAGCTTTGAGAAGAAACAAGCCTTCTGTAATTGCGGTATGCAGTCCGGATGGAAATCCGGTTGCGGTTCATGTGATGGATGGATCTTTTCTTGTAAGTTTTGATATGGCCGTAAAAAAGGCCTATACATCTGTGGCAGTGAAGATGTCCACCATGGAGCTTTCCAGACTGACACAGCCGGGCCAGACATTTTATGGTCTTGGAAAAATGAGTGACAACATTGTGATATTCGGAGGCGGCGTGCCCCTGAAGGTTGGAGACACCATCATCGGCGGTCTCGGTATCAGCGGCGGCACCGGCGAAGAGGATAACAGCCTCGCGGAGTATGGACTGCAGGTGCTGAATGAGGTACTGTAGGATACAGGATAAAAACAAAACGTATAGACAGCTCAGAGAGCATAAATAAAAAGGGACGTGTCACAGTAATGATTTTTGAATCAATACTGCTGCACGTCCCTTTTAAACGGATTATTTCCAGTTAAGCTTCAGGCATTTAACGGAGATATCCCTTTTTTCTGGTGCCTGGACCATGTTCTGGATGAAATGGGTTTTTGTCATGGTTTTTCCGGGCTTTAGGTTCAGTGTCAGATTTTTGACGGTAGGTTTGGCGGCCGGTGTGGTTACGGTAATAGTGATCTTACGATTGACACCGTTTAAGTTTGCGGTAACTGTGGCTGCCCCTTTTTTCTTTGGGACAAGATAGTTTTCGGAAATGGCGAGTACAGAAGGCTTGCTGGATTTTGCATTTTTGATGTTGATCGGGAAATTAATGTCTGAAAACTCATCTTCGATCACACCGTCGGTATCACGGATGGTGGAAGTGGTTCCTTAGGTCACGACCCGGACTCTGGCGTGGGCATCCTGGGGAAGCAGGAGCACAATAACGGAAAAAAGTATCAGGAAAAAAATTGCTTCGATGGTTTTTATTTTTCTTTTACACATAACAAACCCCCTTTTTTTATGAGCATTCCGGCTGTTACTGAACAGAGAACCGGGTACTCCGTGAATTTATGGTCCTCTGCTGTGGGACAGTATAAACAGATTCTTTCTCTTATAGCATTATAACAGGAAAAACAGGGAGAGCGTGCTTTGTGATTTTTTTGTATCAATTGGCAATTTATCTGTAAATATGTTAAAATAATATATTCGGAAAACAGCAGCGATTCGACAATGAAAAAGAGAAGCGTTACAGTTCCGGTGGGAACGTAACAGAAAGGATCATGTCGATTTATGACGAAACAGGAACTTTTAAAGACCCACTTCGGGTATGATACTTTCAGAGAAGGGCAGGAAGCAGTGATCGATGCGCTTCTTGAAGGAAAAGATGTTCTGGCAGTGATGCCAACCGGCGCAGGAAAATCGATCTGCTATCAGGTACCGGCACTGATGATGAAGGGGATCACGCTGGTGATATCACCATTGATATCCCTTATGAAGGATCAGGTGAGAAGCCTGAACCAGGCCGGTATCTCAGCAGCATACCTCAACAGCTCTCTGACGCAGGGGCAGTATTTCACAGCCTTACGCTATGCAAAGGCAGGACGATATCCGATCATCTATGTAGCACCGGAGAGGCTTACCACAGAGGCGTTTCTGGATTTTGCGCTGAGTGCGGATATTTCCATGATCGCAGTGGATGAGTCACATTGTGTATCACAGTGGGGACAGGATTTTCGGCCAAGCTATCTGAAGATTGCAGAGTTTGTGGCACAGCTTCCAAAAAGACCGGTAATCAGTGCATTTACAGCTACAGCCACGAAGGAGGTCAGGGAGGATATTGCAAGACTTCTGGGACTTCAGGATCCCTTTTGCACAACCACAGGATTTGACCGGGAAAACCTTTATTTTGCAGTGAAAACACCGAAAGATAAATATAAGGAAGTACACGATTACATACTGGAGCATCCGGACGACAGTGGAATCATCTACTGTCTCACCAGAAAGCTGGTGGAGGAGGTCTGCGGAAAGCTGATCCGTGACGGCATTACGGCCACCAGATATCATGCAGGACTTTCTGATGAGGAACGCCGGAACAATCAGGATGATTTTATTTATGACCGCTGTCGTGTGATGGTAGCCACCAATGCATTTGGAATGGGGATTGACAAGTCTGATGTGCGCTATGTCATTCATTATAATATGCCGAAGAACATGGAAGGCTATTATCAGGAAGCAGGCCGTGCGGGCCGTGACGGCGATCCTGCGGAATGTATCCTGCTTTACAGCGGGAAGGATGTGGTTACCAATCAGTATCTTATCGAGAGAGGACAGGATAACCAGGAAATGGATGCGGCAGCCTGGCGCCTTGTCCGGGAACGTGATCAGGAGAGACTGAAGAAGATGACCTTTTACTGCTTTACCCATGATTGTCTGCGTGAGTACATCCTGAAATATTTTGGGGAATACGGAAAAAGCTACTGTGGAAACTGCCTGAACTGCCAGACTGAGTTTGAAGAGCAGGATGTGAGCCGGGAGGCCAGGGCAATGATCCGGTGCGTGGAAAGCAGTGGTCAGAGATACGGGGTGAATGTGATCCTGGATACTCTGCGTGGTGCATCTACGGCGAAGATCCGGCAGTATGAGATGGATGGAAATCCGGAATATGGAGTCTGTGCAAAGATCCCGGCACACCGGCTGCGGCAGATCTTTAATTATCTGGTACTGAAGGAATATCTTCATCTGACGGATGACGGATATACTATTGTGAAGCTGACCGCCGCTTCCAGGTCATTTCTGGAAGATGGGCATATCCTCACAATGAAAATGCCAAAAGAGCAGGAGCTGAAGAAAAAAGAGAAACGGAGCAGACTTCCGAAATCTGCAGTCGGTGATCTGGGAGAACAGGATGAGCCCCTTTTTCAGAAGCTCCGTGCTCTTCGCCTGGAGATCGCCAGAGAGGAAAAAATTCCCCCTTATATGGTCTTTTCCGACAAAACCCTTATCCATATGTGTATTCTGAAGCCTGGAAACGAGGAGGAAATGCTGAATGTGACAGGAGTCGGCAGGCACAAGTACGAAAAATACGGAAAAAGGTTTATAGACGCGGTGAAAAATCTGTAGGAAAGAGACTTTTGCCGTCGGAAAATGAAGAGCGAAATGTTCTGAAATTTCTTGCATTTTAAAGAGGCATTTGTTAGAATAAGACAAGCAGGAAACATCCGGCGGCTATAGTGCGGCCGGATCGTTTTTAACTGTATCATATTTCTGCTGCACGTTCCGGTGCAGCGTACAGGCATTTCGCAAGCAGAGTTCTATGCAGCAGTGGAATCCCTTCGAGTAGATGGACCGACTGTGTGAGATATCCGTCGGTCAGAAGCAAGCAGTGAGGTGGGTGATCGTATCCGCTTTCAATTAAGACATAATCAGGTGCTGGTCACTGAGTGAACAGAGATCAGACTTCTTCACGATCTGCGTCGGCTTTTTCATGCAGAAAATCTGCCCTGCCGGCTTTTTTTCTTATACAGAAGAGTAGCATGTATTCATAAAGACATGAACATAGCCCGTCTGCAAAACGGGAATCCGTTCCGGCATGACTGTTCTCCGCCAGGCCGAAAAAACTGTATTTACATACAACAGCCCATCCTCAAAAAGCAGGATATCCGCAATATGTGCGAGATCCTGCTTTTTGTCATGTAATGCTCAGGTATGTACCATTAGGACGTGAAAAATATTTCAGCGTCTTTTATATTTGCCGGGGGTGATTCCCTTGTACTTTTTGAAGGTACGGATAAAGTAGCTCAGATCATTAAAGCCATTCCGGTAGGCGATCTCCGTGATGGAATCATCGGTGGTAGCCAGCTGGCAGCAGGCCTGTTCGATCCTCTGGCGGTTGAGGTAATCCATTGGTGTCTGATGAGTCATCTCGGAAAAGAACCGGCAGAAATATTTGGGAGACATGGAAACCGAAGCGGAAAGCTCCTGCAGGGTAATGGGGCTGGCATAGTTCTTTTCAATAAATTCTACGACCTGCTTCAGCTGGACAATGCGCTTGTAATCTCGTCTGGTTTTCCGCAGGCTTTCCAGGTAGTAATGATTACCAAAAACCAATCCGAAAAAGTGGTAAAATTGTCCAAATACAACCAGCTCATATCCTGGCTTCCTCTGCCAGAAAGAATCAAAAAGAGAGTTCACTGCTCTCCGGATATCAGGCTGCTTTTCAGTGAAATGGTGATAGATCAGCAGCTCCTGGTGGCTGATCTTCTGCATATATTCTGTGCAGACGGAATTAAATTTCAGAAACATGTTCATATCAAAAACAATGCACTGATAGATACAATCCTGAGGAATTCCGGAATGCAGAACTCCACTATTGACAAAAATTACATCTCCGGCTTTGGCTGTAAAACTTTTTTCGTCTAAAGTGACGGTGAGAGTGCCCTGTAATACACGCATGATTTCACATTCCACATGCCAGTGGTAGGACATGACATAGCGTGGATGGCTGCTGTCAATGTGGTGGAATTCAAAAGGAAATTCATAGGTACCTCGAAGTCTGTCCTCATTTCTTCCAAGATCGTGCAAAATACAACCCTTCTTTCTTAAATTTTATAGATTTTTTAGGAACTCATACGAAAAAGTGAATATTGTACTGTTTTTTGCTATTATAACACAAGTAATTTAAAAGATGCAATCGTATAATAAAAGCATAGTTCGGACAGGGGGTGTCGGGTTACTGTTCATTGGTAATATTCTGCGAGGTGTTTTTTGTGAGCGAAGGCCACAGAAAACCTGAGACATACCGTGCGGATTTATGCGATCAGCATAGATTCGGTGCATCGCGAAGCGTGTTGCTGAGAACGGAGTGAACAGTAATGTTGTCAGAACCTGAAAAACCTGTAAGTTATAATAGTGAATATAAATTTAGGAGGTAATTGTTACTATGGCAAAGAGCAGATTAGTAGGCAGCTATCCGGTTATCGGTATCAGACCAACCATCGACGGACGTAGAGGAGCCCTCGATGTAAGAGGATCTCTGGAAGACCAGACTATGAACATGGCCAAATCCGCAGCAAAGCTTTTCGAGGAGAACCTGAAATATTCAAATGGTGAGCCTGTAAAAGTTGTTATTGCTGATACCACCATCGGACGAGTTGGTGAGAGCGCTGCATGTGCGGATAAATTCCGTAAAGAGGGTGTAGATATTACTCTTACAGTTACACCATGCTGGTGCTACGGAGCTGAGACTATGGATATGGATCCACAGACCATCAAGGCTGTATGGGGATTCAACGGAACAGAGAGACCTGGTGCTGTATATCTGGCATCCGTTCTTGCTACACATGCACAGAAGGGTCTTCCGGCATTCGGTATCTACGGACATGACGTTCAGGAAGCTGACGACACATCCATTCCGGAAGATGTTAAAGAGAAACTGTTAAGATTCGGCCGCGCAGCAGTTGCAGCTGCATCCATGAGAGGTAAATCCTACCTGCAGATCGGTTCTGTTACAATGGGTATCGGCGGATCCATTATCGATTCTGATTTCATCGAGTCCTATCTCGGAATGAGAGTTGAGTCTGTTGATGAGGTAGAGATCATCCGTCGTATGACAGAGGGTATCTACGATCACGAAGAGTTTGAGAAAGCTCTCAAATGGGCAAAAGAGACCTGCAAGATCGGCTGGGACAAGAACCCGGAAGAGCTTCAGTTCTCACCAGAGAAGAAAGAGGAG from Blautia sp. SC05B48 encodes:
- a CDS encoding 1-propanol dehydrogenase PduQ, with the protein product MNTFEMKTAIHFGADALGRLRDIPYKRVLVITDPFVVKSGMIDMITKPLQAGGKEFDIFCDVVPDAPVGKIAEGVKKFLQYQPEAIVAVGGGSAIDSSKAIREFALKINNYGKVGLVAIPTTSGTGSEVTSFAVVNDTEAHVKYPLISDSLTADEAILDAELVRSVPPAITADTGMDVLTHAIESYVSINHNEFTSALAEKSIEICGVYLYRAYVDGSDMHARQKMHVASCLAGLSFNAAGLGITHSMAHQLGAIFHIPHGRANAMLLPHIVEYNANINKRSRSQKEYLPAVKRYSNIAHLLGLSNYNEVMSVRSLVNWIQFMQKEMNIPLTIEEMKTITPDAYFAAVDKMADMALADACTAANPRVPKKEDIIKIYTKLWSF
- a CDS encoding cob(I)yrinic acid a,c-diamide adenosyltransferase, which gives rise to MEVYTGYGDKGMTDLSHTKNVSKSDDRICLMGSVEELMSHIGLVRVLVDDVDVVRMLEKISETLKKIIDGVSDPYNREFKVSEDRTELLEEEIGRMKEIFSGERLPILPGDSRVAAEVDVTRAVARRAERELALVSVKFGSDTGAKKYMNRLSDYFYVLARYVDAAKIKEKNEASEGVQGAAKSETTGTEANVVTEAAGTVGNSADVVAGTSAVDVGAQEPQMVQKSAVQAFNAQNGTVTTTAGGNTAMAQNDSMAANTAMIQEVLKRMGIQGRITLDSAKRLIERIEQEALRRNKPSVIAVCSPDGNPVAVHVMDGSFLVSFDMAVKKAYTSVAVKMSTMELSRLTQPGQTFYGLGKMSDNIVIFGGGVPLKVGDTIIGGLGISGGTGEEDNSLAEYGLQVLNEVL
- the recQ gene encoding DNA helicase RecQ, encoding MTKQELLKTHFGYDTFREGQEAVIDALLEGKDVLAVMPTGAGKSICYQVPALMMKGITLVISPLISLMKDQVRSLNQAGISAAYLNSSLTQGQYFTALRYAKAGRYPIIYVAPERLTTEAFLDFALSADISMIAVDESHCVSQWGQDFRPSYLKIAEFVAQLPKRPVISAFTATATKEVREDIARLLGLQDPFCTTTGFDRENLYFAVKTPKDKYKEVHDYILEHPDDSGIIYCLTRKLVEEVCGKLIRDGITATRYHAGLSDEERRNNQDDFIYDRCRVMVATNAFGMGIDKSDVRYVIHYNMPKNMEGYYQEAGRAGRDGDPAECILLYSGKDVVTNQYLIERGQDNQEMDAAAWRLVRERDQERLKKMTFYCFTHDCLREYILKYFGEYGKSYCGNCLNCQTEFEEQDVSREARAMIRCVESSGQRYGVNVILDTLRGASTAKIRQYEMDGNPEYGVCAKIPAHRLRQIFNYLVLKEYLHLTDDGYTIVKLTAASRSFLEDGHILTMKMPKEQELKKKEKRSRLPKSAVGDLGEQDEPLFQKLRALRLEIAREEKIPPYMVFSDKTLIHMCILKPGNEEEMLNVTGVGRHKYEKYGKRFIDAVKNL
- a CDS encoding AraC family transcriptional regulator — encoded protein: MHDLGRNEDRLRGTYEFPFEFHHIDSSHPRYVMSYHWHVECEIMRVLQGTLTVTLDEKSFTAKAGDVIFVNSGVLHSGIPQDCIYQCIVFDMNMFLKFNSVCTEYMQKISHQELLIYHHFTEKQPDIRRAVNSLFDSFWQRKPGYELVVFGQFYHFFGLVFGNHYYLESLRKTRRDYKRIVQLKQVVEFIEKNYASPITLQELSASVSMSPKYFCRFFSEMTHQTPMDYLNRQRIEQACCQLATTDDSITEIAYRNGFNDLSYFIRTFKKYKGITPGKYKRR